One genomic window of Microbacterium testaceum StLB037 includes the following:
- a CDS encoding tyrosine-protein phosphatase produces MTSLVSGAANFRDVGGLPAGEGRTREGVFFRSGNLVAVDDAGIEALRSLGIRRVIDLRDETEVTHAPSRFDDLPVEVQHEPLFLGSVDSFFARDVSLDELYASIVDESADRVVAVVRGILSAQPVLVHCTVGKDRTGVTVAIALAAAGVDREAVVADYARTEALLPPERNAAVLRAIRAFHPENVHAEALATLSPAPVMRALLARLDREYGSPAGYLRAHGMSDAELRRLREVLVD; encoded by the coding sequence ATGACCTCGCTGGTGTCCGGCGCGGCGAACTTCCGCGATGTCGGCGGTCTGCCGGCGGGGGAGGGACGCACCCGCGAGGGCGTGTTTTTCCGATCCGGCAATCTCGTGGCTGTCGACGACGCGGGAATCGAGGCGCTGCGTTCTCTCGGCATCCGGCGGGTGATCGACCTGCGTGACGAGACCGAGGTGACGCACGCACCGAGCCGCTTCGACGACCTCCCCGTCGAGGTGCAGCACGAGCCGCTGTTCCTCGGATCCGTCGACTCGTTCTTCGCGCGCGACGTCAGCCTCGACGAGCTGTACGCGTCGATCGTCGACGAGTCCGCCGACCGGGTCGTGGCGGTGGTGCGTGGCATCCTGAGCGCCCAGCCCGTTCTCGTGCACTGCACGGTCGGCAAGGACCGCACGGGCGTGACGGTGGCGATCGCGCTCGCCGCGGCCGGTGTCGACCGCGAGGCGGTGGTCGCGGACTACGCCCGCACCGAGGCCCTGCTGCCGCCGGAGCGCAATGCCGCCGTGCTGCGCGCGATCCGGGCGTTCCACCCCGAGAACGTGCACGCCGAGGCGCTCGCGACCCTCTCACCCGCGCCGGTGATGCGCGCGCTCCTCGCGCGTCTCGACCGCGAGTACGGCTCGCCCGCCGGGTACCTCCGCGCGCACGGGATGAGTGACGCCGAACTGCGGCGCCTGCGCGAGGTCCTCGTCGACTGA
- a CDS encoding SIP domain-containing protein encodes MAPSSEHNDAACRASRHTRVQHLVTADETSLVELETLLATLPICSTGRVFIEVPDASWVGRIAAPARMTLSWLDRSRRGGAPGTGRSCAPGEALARAVSGWAGEMLCCDDDDTRIFLLGGYLGTAEIVDDLVARHGVDAQAIHTPERFGLATAR; translated from the coding sequence ATGGCCCCCTCCTCCGAGCACAACGACGCCGCCTGCCGCGCGTCGCGGCACACCCGCGTGCAGCACCTCGTGACCGCCGACGAGACGTCTCTCGTCGAGCTCGAGACGCTGCTCGCGACGCTGCCCATCTGCTCGACGGGGCGCGTGTTCATCGAGGTCCCTGACGCGTCCTGGGTCGGCCGCATCGCCGCTCCCGCGCGCATGACGCTGAGCTGGCTCGATCGCTCGCGTCGCGGTGGGGCGCCCGGAACCGGCCGCTCCTGCGCGCCGGGTGAGGCCCTCGCCCGCGCCGTCTCGGGCTGGGCGGGCGAGATGCTGTGCTGCGACGACGACGACACCCGCATCTTCCTCCTCGGCGGATACCTCGGCACCGCCGAGATCGTCGATGACCTGGTGGCCCGCCACGGCGTCGACGCCCAGGCGATCCACACCCCCGAGCGCTTCGGGCTCGCGACCGCGCGCTGA